One genomic segment of Centroberyx gerrardi isolate f3 chromosome 4, fCenGer3.hap1.cur.20231027, whole genome shotgun sequence includes these proteins:
- the cracr2b gene encoding EF-hand calcium-binding domain-containing protein 4A isoform X4: MSKWLNDGEVLVGQGSGEALPVSPRQRGVPAGSPRPGRGRGLPASPGTREATPGSLQPETMGKARELFVLCDKEGKGFITKRDMQRLQGELPLSPEQLETVFESLDRESNGFLTPVEFNTGLGGLVGLEETTEQSPDEAEEDKDQVDWTQDPAAIRFVNILMELGADKLFKDQWELCSLWCELQRDRPELVSVLEDVLVHAVSHLQDSLRERDSLEQALRRRESEHDQVVRSIYEEMENQVTEERDKWLAQDSIRQWDRGQQLQEELKMQEQELESSLTKQRELESRIQLLSCEQTDIKEQNQQLQSLNLQLQEQLESSREQLQTALGQLNLIQLNTAQEQMARHRNVMKVSRNIQKEKDSLLRQLELLRDMNKRLRDEKDAHQSQKRSPNVRKTLQKKGSVIGNYLLQDKPLKS; this comes from the exons ATGTCTAAGTGGCTGAACGATGGTGAAGTGTTGGTGGGGCAAGGCAGTGGTGAGGCGCTACCAGTGAGCCCCAGACAGAGGGGCGTCCCGGCTGGGAGCCCCAGGCCGGGGCGAGGACGCGGCCTGCCGGCTTCACCCGGCACCAGGGAGGCAACGCCGGGATCCCTGCAGCCAGAAACCATGGGCAAGGCCAGGGAGCTGTTTGTGCTGTGTGACAAAGAGGGCAAGGGATTCATCACAAAGCGGGATATGCAG AGACTACAAGGGGAGTTGCCTCTGTCCCCTGAACAGTTGGAGACAGTGTTTGAGAGTCTTGACCGAGAGAGTAATGGATTCCTTACTCCTGTTGAGTTTAACACAGGACTTG GGGGGCTGGTGGGGCTGGAGGAGACCACAGAGCAGAGTCCAGACGAGGCAGAGGAGGATAAGGACCAGGTAGACTGGACCCAGGACCCTGCCGCAATCAGATTTGTAAACATACTGATGGAGCTAGGCGCTGACAAACTCTTCAAAGA TCAGTGGGAGCTCTGTTCTCTTTGGTGCGAgctccagagagacagaccagagcTGGTGAGCGTCCTGGAGGATGTCCTGGTCCACGCTGTGTCCCATCTGCAGGACtctctcagagagagagacagtctggAACAGGCTCTGCGCAG acGGGAGAGTGAACATGATCAGGTCGTTCGATCGATATATGAAGAAATGGAAAACCAagtcacagaggagagagataaatggCTGGCTCAG GACAGTATTAGACAATGGGACAGAGGGCAACAActgcaggaggagctgaagaTGCAGGAGCAAGAGCTGGAGAGTTCActgacaaaacagagagag CTGGAGAGCAGAATCCAGCTGCTGAgctgtgagcagacagacatCAAGGAGCAGAACCAGCAGCTGCAGAGCCTCAACCTGCAGTTACAGGAGCAGCTAGAGAGCAGCAGGGAGCAGCTGCAGACCGCCTTGGGCCAGCTCAACCTCATTCAGCTCAACACCGCCCAGGAACAAATGGCCAGACATAG AAACGTGATGAAGGTGTCTAGGAACATacagaaagagaaggatagTCTGTTGAGACAGCTGGAGCTGTTGAG GGATATGAACAAAAGGCTGCGAGATGAGAAAGACGCCCACCAGTCTCAGAAGAGG AGTCCTAATGTCAGAAAGACTTTGCAGAAGAAAGGGTCAGTCATAGGTAACTACTTACTGCAAGACAAGCCATTGAAAAG CTGA
- the cracr2b gene encoding EF-hand calcium-binding domain-containing protein 4A isoform X3, translating to MSKWLNDGEVLVGQGSGEALPVSPRQRGVPAGSPRPGRGRGLPASPGTREATPGSLQPETMGKARELFVLCDKEGKGFITKRDMQRLQGELPLSPEQLETVFESLDRESNGFLTPVEFNTGLGGLVGLEETTEQSPDEAEEDKDQVDWTQDPAAIRFVNILMELGADKLFKDQWELCSLWCELQRDRPELVSVLEDVLVHAVSHLQDSLRERDSLEQALRRRESEHDQVVRSIYEEMENQVTEERDKWLAQDSIRQWDRGQQLQEELKMQEQELESSLTKQRELESRIQLLSCEQTDIKEQNQQLQSLNLQLQEQLESSREQLQTALGQLNLIQLNTAQEQMARHRNVMKVSRNIQKEKDSLLRQLELLRDMNKRLRDEKDAHQSQKRVSHRHTVLSPLPLTYYLYGDPGTPWTQQIYPR from the exons ATGTCTAAGTGGCTGAACGATGGTGAAGTGTTGGTGGGGCAAGGCAGTGGTGAGGCGCTACCAGTGAGCCCCAGACAGAGGGGCGTCCCGGCTGGGAGCCCCAGGCCGGGGCGAGGACGCGGCCTGCCGGCTTCACCCGGCACCAGGGAGGCAACGCCGGGATCCCTGCAGCCAGAAACCATGGGCAAGGCCAGGGAGCTGTTTGTGCTGTGTGACAAAGAGGGCAAGGGATTCATCACAAAGCGGGATATGCAG AGACTACAAGGGGAGTTGCCTCTGTCCCCTGAACAGTTGGAGACAGTGTTTGAGAGTCTTGACCGAGAGAGTAATGGATTCCTTACTCCTGTTGAGTTTAACACAGGACTTG GGGGGCTGGTGGGGCTGGAGGAGACCACAGAGCAGAGTCCAGACGAGGCAGAGGAGGATAAGGACCAGGTAGACTGGACCCAGGACCCTGCCGCAATCAGATTTGTAAACATACTGATGGAGCTAGGCGCTGACAAACTCTTCAAAGA TCAGTGGGAGCTCTGTTCTCTTTGGTGCGAgctccagagagacagaccagagcTGGTGAGCGTCCTGGAGGATGTCCTGGTCCACGCTGTGTCCCATCTGCAGGACtctctcagagagagagacagtctggAACAGGCTCTGCGCAG acGGGAGAGTGAACATGATCAGGTCGTTCGATCGATATATGAAGAAATGGAAAACCAagtcacagaggagagagataaatggCTGGCTCAG GACAGTATTAGACAATGGGACAGAGGGCAACAActgcaggaggagctgaagaTGCAGGAGCAAGAGCTGGAGAGTTCActgacaaaacagagagag CTGGAGAGCAGAATCCAGCTGCTGAgctgtgagcagacagacatCAAGGAGCAGAACCAGCAGCTGCAGAGCCTCAACCTGCAGTTACAGGAGCAGCTAGAGAGCAGCAGGGAGCAGCTGCAGACCGCCTTGGGCCAGCTCAACCTCATTCAGCTCAACACCGCCCAGGAACAAATGGCCAGACATAG AAACGTGATGAAGGTGTCTAGGAACATacagaaagagaaggatagTCTGTTGAGACAGCTGGAGCTGTTGAG GGATATGAACAAAAGGCTGCGAGATGAGAAAGACGCCCACCAGTCTCAGAAGAGGGTTAGTCATAGACACACTGTCCTTTCTCCTCTGCCGTTAACTTATTACCTCTATGGAGACCCTGGTACCCCATGGACACAGCAGATTTATCCACGCTAA
- the cracr2b gene encoding EF-hand calcium-binding domain-containing protein 4A isoform X1, with the protein MSKWLNDGEVLVGQGSGEALPVSPRQRGVPAGSPRPGRGRGLPASPGTREATPGSLQPETMGKARELFVLCDKEGKGFITKRDMQRLQGELPLSPEQLETVFESLDRESNGFLTPVEFNTGLGGLVGLEETTEQSPDEAEEDKDQVDWTQDPAAIRFVNILMELGADKLFKDQWELCSLWCELQRDRPELVSVLEDVLVHAVSHLQDSLRERDSLEQALRRRESEHDQVVRSIYEEMENQVTEERDKWLAQDSIRQWDRGQQLQEELKMQEQELESSLTKQRELESRIQLLSCEQTDIKEQNQQLQSLNLQLQEQLESSREQLQTALGQLNLIQLNTAQEQMARHRNVMKVSRNIQKEKDSLLRQLELLRDMNKRLRDEKDAHQSQKRSPNVRKTLQKKGSVIGNYLLQDKPLKRQLSSSIELEQDTEEMSNSSKRRQSSSRVRCENVEQTQIQSRIVSPQRVFKVVFLGNSGVGKSSFIQHFCSGHFSGTMTATVGIDYQMKTVTLGSTTIVLQLWDTAGQERFRSITQQYYRKADGILTMYDVTHSPSFTAVRGWMDAVQENKCEGTVLMLLGNKLDLADGHSRKVSTKEGQRLAEQHQAVFYECSAKTGHNMEELMTQLAGMLAAQHDRQCEDSLLLTEDTTKTSCCR; encoded by the exons ATGTCTAAGTGGCTGAACGATGGTGAAGTGTTGGTGGGGCAAGGCAGTGGTGAGGCGCTACCAGTGAGCCCCAGACAGAGGGGCGTCCCGGCTGGGAGCCCCAGGCCGGGGCGAGGACGCGGCCTGCCGGCTTCACCCGGCACCAGGGAGGCAACGCCGGGATCCCTGCAGCCAGAAACCATGGGCAAGGCCAGGGAGCTGTTTGTGCTGTGTGACAAAGAGGGCAAGGGATTCATCACAAAGCGGGATATGCAG AGACTACAAGGGGAGTTGCCTCTGTCCCCTGAACAGTTGGAGACAGTGTTTGAGAGTCTTGACCGAGAGAGTAATGGATTCCTTACTCCTGTTGAGTTTAACACAGGACTTG GGGGGCTGGTGGGGCTGGAGGAGACCACAGAGCAGAGTCCAGACGAGGCAGAGGAGGATAAGGACCAGGTAGACTGGACCCAGGACCCTGCCGCAATCAGATTTGTAAACATACTGATGGAGCTAGGCGCTGACAAACTCTTCAAAGA TCAGTGGGAGCTCTGTTCTCTTTGGTGCGAgctccagagagacagaccagagcTGGTGAGCGTCCTGGAGGATGTCCTGGTCCACGCTGTGTCCCATCTGCAGGACtctctcagagagagagacagtctggAACAGGCTCTGCGCAG acGGGAGAGTGAACATGATCAGGTCGTTCGATCGATATATGAAGAAATGGAAAACCAagtcacagaggagagagataaatggCTGGCTCAG GACAGTATTAGACAATGGGACAGAGGGCAACAActgcaggaggagctgaagaTGCAGGAGCAAGAGCTGGAGAGTTCActgacaaaacagagagag CTGGAGAGCAGAATCCAGCTGCTGAgctgtgagcagacagacatCAAGGAGCAGAACCAGCAGCTGCAGAGCCTCAACCTGCAGTTACAGGAGCAGCTAGAGAGCAGCAGGGAGCAGCTGCAGACCGCCTTGGGCCAGCTCAACCTCATTCAGCTCAACACCGCCCAGGAACAAATGGCCAGACATAG AAACGTGATGAAGGTGTCTAGGAACATacagaaagagaaggatagTCTGTTGAGACAGCTGGAGCTGTTGAG GGATATGAACAAAAGGCTGCGAGATGAGAAAGACGCCCACCAGTCTCAGAAGAGG AGTCCTAATGTCAGAAAGACTTTGCAGAAGAAAGGGTCAGTCATAGGTAACTACTTACTGCAAGACAAGCCATTGAAAAG ACAGCTGAGCTCGTCCATTGAGTTGGAGCAGGACACAGAAGAGATGTCAAATTCATCCAAGAGACGCCAATCGTCAAGTAGAGTCAGGTGTGAAAATGTTGAACAGACTCAAATTCAG AGCAGAATTGTCAGTCCTCAGCGAGTGTTCAAGGTGGTTTTCCTGGGTAACTCAGGAGTGGGTAAGAGCTCCTTCATCCAGCACTTCTGCTCCGGACACTTCTCCGGTACAATGACTGCTACTGTTG GTATAGATTACCAAATGAAGACTGTGACTCTGGGCTCCACCACCATTGTCCTGCAGCTGTGGGACACCGCAGGACAGGAGAG ATTTCGCAGCATCACCCAGCAGTACTACCGTAAGGCTGATGGCATCCTCACCATGTATGACGTCACTCACTCCCCCTCCTTCACCGCTGTGAGAGGATGGATGGACGCTGTGCAG GAGAATAAGTGTGAAGGGACGGTGCTAATGCTGCTGGGGAACAAGCTGGACCTGGCAGACGGTCACAGCAGAAAAGTGTCAACAAAGGAGGGGCAGAGGCTAGCAGAG CAGCACCAGGCTGTGTTCTACGAGTGTAGTGCCAAGACGGGACATAACATGGAGGAGCTGATGACTCAGCTGGCTGG GATGTTAGCTGCCCAACATGATCGACAATGTGAAGACTCACTTTTACTGACCGAGGATACTACCAAAACAAGCTGCTGTAGATAG
- the cracr2b gene encoding EF-hand calcium-binding domain-containing protein 4A isoform X2 gives MSKWLNDGEVLVGQGSGEALPVSPRQRGVPAGSPRPGRGRGLPASPGTREATPGSLQPETMGKARELFVLCDKEGKGFITKRDMQRLQGELPLSPEQLETVFESLDRESNGFLTPVEFNTGLGGLVGLEETTEQSPDEAEEDKDQVDWTQDPAAIRFVNILMELGADKLFKDQWELCSLWCELQRDRPELVSVLEDVLVHAVSHLQDSLRERDSLEQALRRRESEHDQVVRSIYEEMENQVTEERDKWLAQDSIRQWDRGQQLQEELKMQEQELESSLTKQRELESRIQLLSCEQTDIKEQNQQLQSLNLQLQEQLESSREQLQTALGQLNLIQLNTAQEQMARHRNVMKVSRNIQKEKDSLLRQLELLRDMNKRLRDEKDAHQSQKRSPNVRKTLQKKGSVIGNYLLQDKPLKRQLSSSIELEQDTEEMSNSSKRRQSSSRVRCENVEQTQIQSRIVSPQRVFKVVFLGNSGVGKSSFIQHFCSGHFSGTMTATVGIDYQMKTVTLGSTTIVLQLWDTAGQERFRSITQQYYRKADGILTMYDVTHSPSFTAVRGWMDAVQENKCEGTVLMLLGNKLDLADGHSRKVSTKEGQRLAEHQAVFYECSAKTGHNMEELMTQLAGMLAAQHDRQCEDSLLLTEDTTKTSCCR, from the exons ATGTCTAAGTGGCTGAACGATGGTGAAGTGTTGGTGGGGCAAGGCAGTGGTGAGGCGCTACCAGTGAGCCCCAGACAGAGGGGCGTCCCGGCTGGGAGCCCCAGGCCGGGGCGAGGACGCGGCCTGCCGGCTTCACCCGGCACCAGGGAGGCAACGCCGGGATCCCTGCAGCCAGAAACCATGGGCAAGGCCAGGGAGCTGTTTGTGCTGTGTGACAAAGAGGGCAAGGGATTCATCACAAAGCGGGATATGCAG AGACTACAAGGGGAGTTGCCTCTGTCCCCTGAACAGTTGGAGACAGTGTTTGAGAGTCTTGACCGAGAGAGTAATGGATTCCTTACTCCTGTTGAGTTTAACACAGGACTTG GGGGGCTGGTGGGGCTGGAGGAGACCACAGAGCAGAGTCCAGACGAGGCAGAGGAGGATAAGGACCAGGTAGACTGGACCCAGGACCCTGCCGCAATCAGATTTGTAAACATACTGATGGAGCTAGGCGCTGACAAACTCTTCAAAGA TCAGTGGGAGCTCTGTTCTCTTTGGTGCGAgctccagagagacagaccagagcTGGTGAGCGTCCTGGAGGATGTCCTGGTCCACGCTGTGTCCCATCTGCAGGACtctctcagagagagagacagtctggAACAGGCTCTGCGCAG acGGGAGAGTGAACATGATCAGGTCGTTCGATCGATATATGAAGAAATGGAAAACCAagtcacagaggagagagataaatggCTGGCTCAG GACAGTATTAGACAATGGGACAGAGGGCAACAActgcaggaggagctgaagaTGCAGGAGCAAGAGCTGGAGAGTTCActgacaaaacagagagag CTGGAGAGCAGAATCCAGCTGCTGAgctgtgagcagacagacatCAAGGAGCAGAACCAGCAGCTGCAGAGCCTCAACCTGCAGTTACAGGAGCAGCTAGAGAGCAGCAGGGAGCAGCTGCAGACCGCCTTGGGCCAGCTCAACCTCATTCAGCTCAACACCGCCCAGGAACAAATGGCCAGACATAG AAACGTGATGAAGGTGTCTAGGAACATacagaaagagaaggatagTCTGTTGAGACAGCTGGAGCTGTTGAG GGATATGAACAAAAGGCTGCGAGATGAGAAAGACGCCCACCAGTCTCAGAAGAGG AGTCCTAATGTCAGAAAGACTTTGCAGAAGAAAGGGTCAGTCATAGGTAACTACTTACTGCAAGACAAGCCATTGAAAAG ACAGCTGAGCTCGTCCATTGAGTTGGAGCAGGACACAGAAGAGATGTCAAATTCATCCAAGAGACGCCAATCGTCAAGTAGAGTCAGGTGTGAAAATGTTGAACAGACTCAAATTCAG AGCAGAATTGTCAGTCCTCAGCGAGTGTTCAAGGTGGTTTTCCTGGGTAACTCAGGAGTGGGTAAGAGCTCCTTCATCCAGCACTTCTGCTCCGGACACTTCTCCGGTACAATGACTGCTACTGTTG GTATAGATTACCAAATGAAGACTGTGACTCTGGGCTCCACCACCATTGTCCTGCAGCTGTGGGACACCGCAGGACAGGAGAG ATTTCGCAGCATCACCCAGCAGTACTACCGTAAGGCTGATGGCATCCTCACCATGTATGACGTCACTCACTCCCCCTCCTTCACCGCTGTGAGAGGATGGATGGACGCTGTGCAG GAGAATAAGTGTGAAGGGACGGTGCTAATGCTGCTGGGGAACAAGCTGGACCTGGCAGACGGTCACAGCAGAAAAGTGTCAACAAAGGAGGGGCAGAGGCTAGCAGAG CACCAGGCTGTGTTCTACGAGTGTAGTGCCAAGACGGGACATAACATGGAGGAGCTGATGACTCAGCTGGCTGG GATGTTAGCTGCCCAACATGATCGACAATGTGAAGACTCACTTTTACTGACCGAGGATACTACCAAAACAAGCTGCTGTAGATAG